A single region of the Mercenaria mercenaria strain notata chromosome 6, MADL_Memer_1, whole genome shotgun sequence genome encodes:
- the LOC128557851 gene encoding uncharacterized protein LOC128557851 isoform X1 — MQPVKLSWAEWRSASVPDLQTEDSRSNLSHVVFFFFNYSFYLLFNLHTFHSFFSIQDLEDLLEVFGLGSKSSTSNSQCTQELAEAGTTNDDADDEMSVENLVENFMAARVQTDTAGDEHNDDIHLNQTDELDEDDPQRDLATIKHKLQEGCGCKLCCFKGVTVGVVLDNILRMREMSKDNKELFVMGNLREKLGTDRCKEGERQQVRFEYNFQGKTVCQKAFCLIFDMGKSTVKRIQKHISTKGVGPRVHGLVGRRPSNAFSTDVIKDAVQYLINYAIEEGLPQPSPPRGRDDTPPIYLPASKTKIMIHQEYMEACVESGKAHVGKSTFKNVWNQCVPHIKIMNPRDDVCNTCEDFRDTISMARSEDDKLDATASYHQHVFSARAEREVYQQCVQESTALFRGSSQDHSKVHYTFDFSQYVKLPHYAREKGPTFFIQPRKVQSWLQNR, encoded by the exons atgcAACCAGTAAAATTGTCTTGGGCGGAATGGCGCAGCGCTAGCGTACCCGATTTGCAAACTGAAGACTCGCGTTCGAATCTGTCTCacgtcgtgttttttttttttaactattcattttatttattattcaacCTCCACACATTCCATTCTTTTTTCTCCATTCAGGATTTAGAAGATTTACTTGAAGTGTTTGGATTGGGAAGTAAATCTAGTACATCAAATAGCCAATGTACACAGGAACTTGCAGAAGCTGGAACTACAAATG atgatgctgatgatgaaatGTCCGTGGAAAACCTGGTGGAAAACTTCATGGCAGCTAGAGTTCAAACCGATACAGCTGGCGATGAACACAACGATGATATACATCTAAACCAAACAGATGAGTTGGACGAAGATGATCCCCAAAGAGATCTCGCAACTATCAAACATAAACTTCAAGAGGGTTGTGGCTGTAAACTTTGTTGTTTCAAAGGTGTTACAGTAGGAGTTGTTCTAGACAATATTCTTAGAATGAGAGAGATGTCAAAAGACAATAAAGAGTTATTTGTCATGGGAAACTTGCGTGAAAAACTTGGTACTGACCGGTGCAAGGAGGGAGAACGACAGCAAGTGCGCTTTGAATACAATTTCCAAGGAAAAACGGTTTGCCAGAAagcattttgtttgatatttgacatggGGAAAAGCACTGTGAAGCGTATTCAGAAACACATTTCCACAAAGGGTGTAGGACCGCGGGTTCATGGTCTAGTAGGAAGAAGACCGTCAAATGCATTTTCCACTGACGTCATCAAAGATGCAGTGCAGTACTTAATAAACTATGCAATCGAAGAAGGACTTCCACAGCCATCACCACCAAGAGGCCGAGATGATACACCGCCCATTTATCTACCCGCATCAAAAACTAAGATCATGATTCATCAAGAATATATGGAAGCTTGTGTAGAAAGTGGTAAGGCTCACGTTGGAAAgtcaacatttaaaaatgtatggAATCAGTGTGTCCCTCATATAAAAATCATGAATCCGCGAGACGATGTATGCAATACATGTGAGGACTTTCGCGATACCATATCTATGGCTAGAAGTGAAGATGACAAACTAGACGCCACTGCTAGTTATCACCAGCATGTTTTTTCTGCACGTGCAGAGCGAGAGGTGTATCAGCAATGTGTACAAGAATCTACGGCTCTTTTCCGAGGTAGCTCACAAGATCACAGCAAGGTCCATTATACATTTGATTTTAGTCAATATGTGAAATTACCTCATTACGCAAGAGAGAAAGGACCTACCTTCTTTATACAGCCACGCAAGGTGCAGAGTTGGCTTCAGAATAGATGA
- the LOC128557851 gene encoding uncharacterized protein LOC128557851 isoform X2 — translation MLDHAFGTFCHQGGDCTVHADNCFGQNKNRYVIAYLSWRTMTNRHDNIKYMMQLPGHTRCLIDAGFGRIKQRYRREDIDTLQHVADVVDLSSCSNVSVVYGRDTWKWRQWKAFFGDRYKKVPNISKYHYFRFTSTDPGAVFMKISAVDTEETRFVVCKTNLLAMDSYDIPQEIMPAGLSRERQRYLYSQVRPLVRLQFQEEFCAVPAQE, via the exons ATGTTGGACCACGCCTTTGGAACGTTTTGTCACCAGGGAGGAGATTGCACAGTACATGCTGATAACTGTTTTG GTCAAAATAAAAACCGCTACGTGATTGCCTACCTTTCATGGAGAACTATGACGAACAGACAcgataatatcaaatatatgatGCAGTTACCTGGCCATACTAG atgtttGATTGACGCCGGTTTTGGCAGAATTAAACAGAGGTATCGTAGGGAGGATATTGATACGCTTCAACACGTAGCGGATGTTGTTGATCTGTCATCCTGTAGCAACGTCTCAGTTGTGTATGGCAGGGATACATGGAAATGGAGGCAGTGGAAGGCTTTCTTCGGCGACAGATATAAAAAAGTTCCGAATATATCCAAGTACCACTACTTCCGGTTCACTTCAACAGACCCCGGAgccgtatttatgaaaatatctgcGGTTGACACAGAGGAGACAAGGTTTGTCGTCTGTAAAACAAACCTTCTTGCTATGGATTCATATGACATTCCTCAAGAAATAATGCCAGCTGGACTTAGCCGAGAGCGACAGCGCTACCTTTACAGCCAGGTTCGCCCGCTTGTGAGACTTCAGTTTCAGGAAGAATTCTGTGCAGTACCAGCTCAAGAATAG